The following are encoded in a window of Carya illinoinensis cultivar Pawnee chromosome 15, C.illinoinensisPawnee_v1, whole genome shotgun sequence genomic DNA:
- the LOC122296723 gene encoding uncharacterized protein LOC122296723, whose protein sequence is MICVCASHKPVVKPVLAEGLALRRAMEVCAELGLGRVVFEGDAKIIVQAVTSDEEISADYGVLVNDARSMLRTWPQWHVDFVHREANYAAHQLAKLALDYEYEKIWIEDGPMQVMSTEQLEQSM, encoded by the coding sequence ATGATTTGTGTGTGTGCAAGCCACAAGCCTGTTGTAAAGCCTGTGTTGGCAGAAGGTCTGGCCTTAAGGAGGGCAATGGAAGTCTGTGCCGAGTTGGGTTTGGGAAGGGTGGTTTTTGAGGGTGATGCTAAGATCATTGTTCAGGCAGTGACTTCTGATGAGGAGATTAGTGCAGATTATGGGGTTCTTGTTAATGATGCTCGAAGTATGTTAAGAACTTGGCCTCAATGGCATGTTGATTTTGTTCACAGAGAGGCCAACTATGCTGCTCACCAGTTAGCAAAGTTAGCTTTAGACTATGAGTATGAGAAGATCTGGATAGAAGATGGTCCAATGCAGGTTATGTCGACTGAACAGTTAGAACAGTCTATGTAA